From Oryza sativa Japonica Group chromosome 4, ASM3414082v1, one genomic window encodes:
- the LOC9266443 gene encoding F-box/LRR-repeat protein At3g26922-like — protein MATTTGRHRHDRLSALPDGILVRVLSHLGSVDAASTAALSHRWRHIHAAVPVVDLVDPESDQISSAIVAKNSAAPIRTLRLVDLWPPHDALHQAVATATAAGLQEFDVKLRHGDCSNRKLCPFRRHPDASADFDDSMRGSFTATPPHIFRCDTLRRLRLTNFQLDVPEGGVSMPSLEILSLKRIMATTDEAVQQLVSGCPNLADLTLEQCPSVADLVVASPRLESFAMICCHNAAHVVLHTQRLRTLRYKDGLPAGENFLMIADCTNVLAMTIDICESLVGKSAPAVVPITKLITRCASLTFLHLHLRPAMAYHSGAFTRALRHHPHLRQLALKGLLKDDQTIRSVSTLLRNTPELDVLSLFPLRTQPAKPYYLGVDSDDDYDSEEEEEEDGGASDDNQGVRVPLSLWESNIECLHKLRKIKLHNYKGKPNERLLAKYLLSKATSLEQFFVTLPAKTTADRQLKLTNELKYWRANKRAIVSCTLL, from the coding sequence atggcgacgacgaccggcAGGCACCGACACGACCGGCTGAGCGCTCTCCCGGACGGAATACTAGTGCGCGTCCTCTCTCACCTCGGCTCCGTCGACGCGGCTAGCACCGCCGCGCTGTCCCACCGGTGGCGCCACATCCACGCAGCCGTCcccgtcgtcgacctcgtcgaCCCCGAGAGCGACCAGATCTCAAGCGCCATCGTCGCCAAGAACTCGGCGGCGCCCATCCGCACGCTCCGGCTCGTCGATCTCTGGCCGCCGCACGACGCGCTCCACCAGGcggtcgccaccgccaccgccgccggcctccaggAGTTCGACGTCAAGCTCAGGCACGGGGACTGCTCCAACCGCAAGCTCTGCCCCTTCCGCCGCCACCCCGATGCCTCCGCCGACTTCGACGACTCCATGCGCGGCTCGTTCACCGCCACGCCGCCACACATCTTCCGGTGCGACACGCTGCGCCGCCTGCGGCTCACCAACTTCCAGCTCGACGTGCCGGAGGGCGGCGTCTCCATGCCGTCGCTGGAGATCCTCTCCCTCAAGAGGATCATGGCGACGACGGACGAGGCGGTGCAGCAGCTCGTCTCCGGCTGCCCGAACCTCGCCGACCTGACGCTGGAGCAGTGCCCCAGCGTGGCGGACCTCGTCGTTGCCAGCCCGCGCCTCGAGAGCTTCGCCATGATCTGCTGCCACAACGCCGCCCACGTCGTGCTCCACACCCAACGCCTCCGGACGCTGCGCTACAAGGACGGCCTTCCCGCCGGCGAGAACTTCTTGATGATCGCCGACTGCACCAACGTCCTGGCCATGACGATCGACATCTGCGAGAGCCTCGTCGGGAAATCCGCCCCCGCCGTCGTGCCCATCACGAAGCTCATCACCCGGTGCGCCAGCCTCAccttcctccacctccacctccgcccgGCGATGGCGTACCACAGCGGCGCCTTCACGCGCGCCCTCCGCCACCATCCCCACCTCCGGCAGCTCGCGCTCAAGGGCCTCCTCAAGGACGACCAGACCATCCGCTCAGTCTCCACATTGCTCCGCAACACGCCGGAGCTCGACGTGCTCTCGCTGTTCCCTCTCCGTACTCAGCCTGCAAAGCCATACTACCTCGGCGTCGACTCCGACGACGACTACGactccgaggaggaggaggaggaggacggcggcgcctcGGATGATAACCAAGGTGTGCGTGTGCCGCTGAGCTTGTGGGAGAGCAACATCGAGTGCTTGCACAAGCTGAGGAAGATCAAATTGCACAACTACAAAGGGAAGCCCAACGAGAGATTGCTCGCAAAGTATCTTCTATCCAAGGCAACATCTTTGGAGCAATTCTTCGTTACCCTACCAGCTAAAACCACGGCAGATCGTCAATTGAAGTTGACCAACGAGCTTAAATACTGGCGTGCCAACAAACGCGCTATAGTCTCTTGTAcattattatga